One window of the Zea mays cultivar B73 chromosome 3, Zm-B73-REFERENCE-NAM-5.0, whole genome shotgun sequence genome contains the following:
- the LOC103651192 gene encoding uncharacterized protein has product MEINKVQSIKVYLMPWFNETLFGRAPLAPPSLLPYQSRKWLAVQYRKPKAVASNQRTNLQRQYTEWGPVHNLPSGLCGNTAITLGPWRGSRMESGSMSVIATDQRASALGWQPSA; this is encoded by the exons ATGGAGATTAACAAAGTCCAGTCCATCAAGGTTTACCTG ATGCCATGGTTTAATGAGACCCTGTTTGGCCGTGCTCCTCTGGCTCCCCCCTCCCTGCTACCGTACCAGAGCCGCAAATG GTTAGCGGTACAGTACAGAAAGCCAAAAGCTGTCGCGTCCAATCAGAGAACGAACCTACAAAGGCAGTACACTGAATGGGGCCCAGTCCACAACCTGCCATCCGGCCTATGCGGAAACACTGCCATTACCCTTGGGCCTTGGCGTGGTTCCAGAATGGAATCGGGTTCAATGTCCGTGATTGCAACCGATCAGCGGGCGTCGGCACTCGGCTGGCAGCCGTCGGCATGA